The Carassius gibelio isolate Cgi1373 ecotype wild population from Czech Republic chromosome B5, carGib1.2-hapl.c, whole genome shotgun sequence genome segment AACATGAACATCATCAAATACAGCGCTGAAATTGATTCTCTTACCCATTTCATATTCCTAAACTCAATGCAGCAGTGATCATGAGTGTTTTGACGCTCTATAAAAATAAGTgtgagttagtgtgtgtgagtCTAGTTGACGCTGGTGGCCGGCAGCCACTCGCCGCGGCAGTATTTGGTGAAGCGGTCTTTAAGGTGCTGTCTGTACTGGTCTCGTGTGCGGTAGAACGATTTGTTGTTCTCTACGAACGACTGGATCTCGTCCTGCGTCAGACAGGTCTCTTCATCTGAGGTCACTTCAGATTCATTCTGTGCACAAAGAAATTACAGCAAAGAGTTACGACTTGCAACTATCTCAAACAAACAGCAGtgcataattcatttttaattaactgACACAAGTACATTATTAAACTGGAATACATCTTAGAAGTCTGTAagcaaatacaatatttaatataaaacttgATGTACTATTTActataagtttttgttttaaaatatcaccgttataatattttactattgAGAGTGTCGATCTCTTAGAGGTAGACTTAAAAGGAGGCTCAAACTTCTCGTTGTTAATGTTGAATCTTAAAAATCTTTTTCAGAGATTgaagttgaaataaaaatatgaatattatataaaaaaaattaattgctttctgagaaaaaaaagtttattaactGACGAAGGTTAAAAATTCTTATTACTACAACTAAAATGAAATTATGGACATTCAAAAACTAATAGAAACTAATTACTAAAACAATTCAAGGCAACAATTTCTAAGTACTAAAATTTTTaccatttgaaaaaaagaaagctatatggaaatatttataaagaaaaaagtaGTAAAGTAAAACTACTAAAGCTTCAACTAAAATTAACTGAAAAGCTGTGTTAAACACAGACCATGAAATACACACTAGTTTGTTTAATATATTAGAAATAGATGTAATGCATAAATGAACAATCAGCAGCAAAAGTAATTATACTAGAAACAAACTTTGCGTACACATTCTATAAAATCAAACAtttggtgaaaaaataaaaataaataatttattgggAGAAAACTAACTCTAGATTCCCAAAGGGAATAGTTCGGATGATCTTTCATTTCACAACCTAAATATTGTGTCTTTCTTTACatggctaaaaataaataaatgctatattGGAGCCCATAATGAAAAATGACTTGACTTCTATAATTTGAGCGTTTGTGGGATCAGCTATCAGACTGACCAGTAACTCCATGAGGCTCTTGGCGCAGCTGTTCTCCTGTGTGCAGGTGTCTGGTAAGACAGGCTGACCGTGGAGGTATCTGCTGCTGCTCACATGATGACTGAAGCTCTCACAGGATTCACAGCATGGAGTCTCTTTGCTTCTGCAGGCGTGTGGTGAAGGGGAGAGAGACTCGTGAAGGGCAGGAGATCCAGATCCTCTCCTACTGCCATCAGACACGCAGCTCTCCTCTGCTTGAGATCCCTTCAAGAGACAGGAAAAGATCACAACTAatatttcagttaaatatttGGATTGTTGTTGAATCAGACGAGATATTTACACCTTATTTTCTGTTTGTCATGTATAATTTGTTTCTCTTTATTATGATACATGTGTGCTATGTTATGTAACCAGTAactgcttattaaaaaaaaaaaaaaaaaaaagtttttcaacaTGATCAATATACCTTATGTTCTGCTGGTGAACATCACTTTATTGTGGAGTCCCAAAGAggtacaaaatcactttcacatgaaatgttccctcctggtggaatgacctgcccgaCTTAAAATCTGAATCCTtaaccatcttcaagaatcggctaaaaacccatctcttccatctttatttgaccctctaactctagcactctctattctaattctattcttaaaaaaaacttgtcccttttagacttgcactctatccatttactaactgcttgttttcttacaaaaacaaaaaaacaaaactaacactagcttttctaatctttttgtattctatttatttgtttattatacaattaacaatagcttgctctattcaatgttttattttgtattttttatataataataataataaataaagaaatcgtGTACTGCATTAATCTGAGACtcgttatagcacttatatatcattgctcttttgtttgcttctattgtcctcatttataagtcgctttggataaaagcgtctgctaaatgactacatgAACCTGAGAAGCATCTAACTGAAGCAACCCATAAGAGCGCGCTTAGCTACTTTGTCCAAAACAAGTGTGAACTCACATTGTCGCTCCTGCAAAGTGAcgccttgttttttcttttcttctttttacttTTGCCCTTTGTGTTGTCTTCAGAGTTTGCCCAGCACTCCACACAGCTGTCCACAGCGTCCTCTTCCTTCTCCTCTGAGCAGCGGTGACTACACGAGTACTCACCTGGAGAGAAGCACAAATATGATCCTTATCAAATGTCTATCAAAGCAATCTTCTATATATGATCCTGGCTGCACATAAAAATGCCAGGAGCTTTTGCACAACAGCAAGCTCTGATGTGATTGGCTGGCTGTACTCTGTTGTCTGAAATTGTAATACATTTCTAGAATAGATCCAGAGattaataataaacggagcaattccaagagggtcctcgcatcACCGGTGCTCCAGTGTATTTTGAGGTAAAATAcccagtgaaaaaaaacaaataaaaatactaaaattaatcttaaatgcattcattttgagccaagtttataaaaaaaaaaaacattttgtttttttatgtactttaaaaaATTACCCTGTATGTGTAGTTTTAATTTTGTGCTTAATGTACTTTAATTGTGCGGAAGTAGTGCTGATGTCCAACATACAGATATTATTTAAgaatatttgattgtgctaaagtggaactactgCAATTATACACAAGGAACACTATAAATATCTGGTATTATATAGAGATCATACAGTACAATCCTTATtaacagtgattttaaaacacattttaggcataatattaagaaatgtgcattttgCAATAAAGAAAGACCCCATAAAGGGTTTAATCATACAGCCATTTTTAATCAGTAAATTTTAAGTGATCTATCAGTAGATATATTAATGTGTttcaagtttacttttttttttactaggaaATCTCCAGgtctattttaaaaatgtactaaataaaactgttatgacctaattattgtttaattttttttttcacagttagCAATTTGACTGAAAATCCTGTAACATTGCTGTAGTTCCAGAACACGTGTTTTGTTAACAGTATATAATGGATTATAATGGGTAAGGTAATAAATAGACAcgattttaaatgctttaatctCAGATCAATATTTCATATCCTCATCATTATTTATGCAGTAAAGTGATCCCTTAAATGTTTTACTCGGCTCAAGGCCATTTGCTAGGAATGTTCTTTCTTCTTGGAAGCTTTGTGTTTAGTGAGCTAATAAAATCTTTcagctcaaatcaatattttgtgccCAGTTATTTATTCAGACCAAACCGTcatccttaataataataaagaatcctCTATATTTGCCACATTTAGTTGCATACCCGTTTCATCATGGTTGCACATGCCCTCGGTGCAGGCCACGTCTGAGCCCTCTCTGGATCCTGTCTCGCTGCCCTCCATACTGGAACAGTAGCCACAGTCACTGCCGTTACTGTGAGGCAAGAGTGCTAGAGGAACAGACCGACACAGACTCACCAGTCAGGTGCATTCTGGGTCACTTCTATGCATAATTCAGTTACTAACGCTTTGTTACCTTTCTGGGTTTTGGGGGAATGCAGGATGGAGGCGGCCGGGCAGGTGCAAGATGAATTCTCGCTGGTGATGAGGACCTCTGCGCTGCTAACAGACTCCTCTATACTGCCACACGACTTACAGCCGCCGTCCACAGACTCAGACGAACCCTGTGCAGAGACAAACAGGAAGTCAATTCAAGAAGAGTGTTTTAGTACTGTTTTAGCAGCTTGACAGAACAGTTGTCACAACAATGTTTCTTTTTGTTGTATTCATTGTTAATATATCTTACATTCAGTACAGTAAGTCTAACTGAAAGCcacattattatttatactatttaaatgagtacattttcaataatttttttttaatttaaattgaaataaatacctttattctgcaaggatgcattaaattaatcaaaagtgtcagtaaagacatttataatattacaaaggaCTTCCATCTCATATAGATGctgttctttgaaaaaaaaaaaacatataccagAAAATCGGAAGCAGCACCACTGTTCATaataagtatattaaaatgatttctgaagatcatgtgacactaaagactggagtaatgatgctttttaaattatacaaatatttcacattatttctgtttctgatcaaataaatgcagccttggtgagcagaagagagtcATTACCTCATCAAGACTTTTGTCTTCCCCCCCCTCCGCCTCTTGTTCGAAGCCACACTTGTTTTTGCGTCTGTTCTTGCGCTTTTGCCTCTTCTTCTCCTGTTTGAGTTCTTTGGCTCGCTCCTCTTCTGACAGCTCCTCACAGAGCTGCTCCAGCCGGCTGAAGCCCTGAACCCTCTCCACCGCCATCTGCACATCATTTAACATAAATGAGTGAGCACATTATAATACACCACACTTTCCAGAAGTACAAAATAGGAATTAAGCAAATTCGTGTGAGAGTGCAATTACATAAAAGCACAGACAGAAGTGGAAAGTTCTGTGTATCTACAGACAAtgcacaaattaaaaaaacatatccatAACAATCGATGCAATCAAACTGGGGTTTAATGATGGTGTAAATGCCAATAAATTACATTGCATAATTCAgttaaataccgtatttttcggactataagtcgcacctgagtataagtcgcatcagtccaaaaatacgtcatgacgaggaaaaaaaaacatataaatcgcactggactataagttgcatttatttagaaccaagagaaaacattaccttctacagccgcgagagggcgctctatgttttcagtgtagactacaggagcagtgagaagcatagagcgccctctggcggctggagacggtaatgttttctcttggttcatttctctttgttcatttctcttggttcatgtcaaattaattttgataaagaagtcacacctgagtataagtcgcaggaccagccaaactatgaaaaaaagtgcgacttatagtccggaaaatatggtactcTCCCGCAATAAATCATGCATCTGAAGGGAAACTACTATAAATTTATATGGAGTAAGGTCAGCCACAAAAATAAGTATGCCTTTCCAACACAAATTTTTCACTGTGTCTTTAGTAAAAGTGCAGAAACATACATTAGCCGAacactgtttgttttgtgttatttaacatttggataaaagtgtctgctaaatgactaaatgtaatattttactaAATGTAGTATTTTTCTACAATTAACTGTCAATTCAGCAGATGATGTTGAAAATATAATactgtttataattattttaactgtTGGATTTATACCCTACTGATGGAAAGAAACATTTGGGAATTAGATGACACTCAGCGTGAATACCATGAGATTGTTACCTCGAAGCTTTTGCGGAGTGCATCAATGCCCAGATAGAAGAGCATCTGCCACGTCTGCTCTTCTGCTCGCAGCTTCTGCCAGATTCTGTGCAGCCGCTCGTACAGATGTATTCCTAGACACGTCAGCACCTCCTCCTGAGCGATATCTATGGTCTTCGCGTGTCTCTCTCGACGCCTGTAAGTGAGCCACACATTCTCTATGAAGGTATATCTATCTCATTTCCAGTAGATTATATGGTGTGACTTTAATGCATGTTATACAGCATGAGGACTGGATCACTCACTCATAACCTCCAGCGAACTCTGGTTCTGCTCGGCCCAGTAAGTGTGCGATGAAATCAGTCTCGCAGCAGACGTGGATGTGGCGCTCATGGGGACAGCAACGTAACCCCTCATACAGAGACGCACAGTAACCCTTCTCCTTACTGCAGTCCAGATCTCCTACCAGAATGTTATACGCTCTCAAAACCTTGTTCTTACAGTCCGTACAGAACCTGAGAATGATATTGGAAatcaaaaaagtacatttttgtcaCTGAGCTGATTCAGAGGAATATGGTGAGGTCATAAGGTCACAATTTCTCACCGGTGTTTGCGCAGGTACGTCTCCAGAGTCTCCAGCAGGGAGGTGCTGTCAATCAAAACCACTTCATCACGACACTCCTGTGACATCAGCTCCCACACGTCCATCCAGCTGCCCCTGCGGATCCACAACCCACCGATACGGTCACTTACATCTCTACCAGGATCAGGAATGTGCTTCACGTTAAGGCGCACTAATTTCCAGTGacatttacttttaataattaCCTCATTAAATGTATCTGTTTGATCTTTTAtgtcaaataattatatttataaaattaatacagTATAGGCAGTTACCAATGCATCTGACATCCTATGTTTATTCACACAGACTGCTTATGCATTCAACAACTGATCGATGTTATGTGATCAAGGCAAGTTCACACTCTCATCTTACATAAAACTGGTCTATATAGAATGTAAACAAACAGGAACTGTAATGTGACAAAAATCGTTGTCATTATTGGTTATCGTCCTcttgtaatatataatgtaataatgattATTCACTTTTATTCATTTCAATAGTTGTAACAGATTTAGCTTTATTTCTGTAGAGGCATTTTTTAACCCTTATGTTGAATTTGGAAGGCATTTTTGTCCCAAACCTCCATTCATCTCggatcattattaaaaaataaaaaaaataaaaaaatttaattgattcCTTACTTCAAAAATTTTCATTTATAAGAATAACACTGCTAAAAAATGGGTAAGGTGGTCAcggagcacaaaaaaaaaaacagtcatctGAAACACcaaatgtcacatgatcattaaAAACAAAGCTACTGACTCACCCTAAAGGCTTGGGTTTGTGCGTGTCTAAAGAGTGCAGCTGACAGCGTTTGTTCTTTTTACTCTTGGGAATGGAATCAATTACGTTGTTTAACTTTGACCTACAACAAGACAAAGCACACATATtagaatgaaaaacaacaactatatCACATAGGCAAAAGAACACAAACAAGATTGAAGTTTAATTTCATTGTATTGTCAGGCTATGATGATGATTAATAGTTAATATTTTCCCTGCCAATCATTCCACCTTGAAGAAAAATTACAGAAAGTTTTTCTTTGGAATAACTTGCTAAGcgccaatcacacacacacacacacacacacaaataccagaaacatttaataaaaagtaaatagggTCGGTTTTAATGTGGACTTCAGTTGGTCTGAGGCAAATGTAACACTTACCCGTGAACATAGAAGAGTGTGTAGAGCTTCCTGGGGTCTGTGAGACACGCGCGTGTGACTGACAGCACTCCAGAGGATCCCACAGTGAGCGGATCTAGTGCAAAATACCCAGAGTCTGTGAGCTGAGAGAACAGATGCTCCACGCTGCGCCGGCATCCCACACACGGCACCGACTGAGACAGAGCACTGAACACCTCACGAGACATCACCATCAACACCATGTTCAGGTCCTGCTGCTTCAGCATGCGGTGATGCTGGTGGACAAAAACACAGGTGGGAAGGTGAAGCTGGAAGCCATAGAAGTCTGACTCTTTACCAATTATTattactcatatatatatatatatagacggtttcaacggcatcaacataaacaaacgttaatgcgcatgagcgcttttgtggacataacttaacttccggtagactccaaatagaatcaataacaacagccaagtccctctagagtagatattttttgataacaaacaaaatatgtttgctgcgtggatcaggcggacttaatgaaaatgcaaattcattctttgccagcaggagatgttttaaagcatagacatagcgcgagaaatagaggtttccccagtaacaacTGTAAACGAAGAAGAGCTACACTCATACGCTgctcaggcatataacatgcaagtcttccttcagaaatacagcgatataaaaacaactgtgcctcgctatttatttatgatatttaaacataaatgtaaggaattattattattattaaacgtgcagtacgttacgtaatgttacgttactcCCGCAGAaaaacatcccgcagcacaaccacctgagcccaacttcagtttactcatcaccttgactttaactgcgtttgtagaaggcaccgcagccagaccgatatacacaacacagaccggaagtcaACTTAGGTCCAGGTAAGTTAGGtaagataaaagaaaaaacatggaATTCAATAGGGTGTCCTAACATTTTCACACgattgtgtgaaagtgtgtgtataaatatttgGGGTGTAACAGTACACGAACATGACGGTTCCATATGTACCTCGTTTTTGACCTCACTGTTCGGTTTCAATACAACAGATATATAACATaacatgtttttcttaaatatatacatgcatgcgtgtgtatttatatatacataataaatatacacagcacacacacatatattatgcacacaaaaaaaacttattttggatgcgattaatcctTGCCCAACACTAAAATGAACATAAATTAAAGACAGTACAATAAATACTACCACTATTAATGTAGAGGATGGAGAAtgcttttttaaattcattttttggCATAACTGTAAAAAGAATTAGAGGGTATTCTAATTAATTGTCATGaatagtaattttatattatagatttcaataaatatttaaatattaatctatTTTTTCCCTTTGGTTTAGGTGAAATATGACTCTTAACAGGCATCATGAGTTTCACCGGCAACAGTGAAAATGAGAAACTGTCATTGTGTACCTCAATAAACTGCTTCATTTGTGGACCGTTGATCCGACAGCTGTCAAAGTCCAGAATACTGTCAGGAAACTCCATCACCATCtacaacataaaaaatgtataatatataataccaTGAATTCAGTTTGCTTTCAGTAATGCATGTATAGGGGAACATACAACTGCTTAATACAAACTTCTAAACATTTAAATGGCATTGGCTGCTAAAATACTCAAACTGACAGATCAATCACACATTATAAGATTCACACatatttttaaagtaaacatGTTTAATGTTCATTTCACGTTGGCTTTAAAGATGGTAAAATGCTAATTGCAACTTAAAGTGATGTTACCGTGAGCGAGTCATCGATGTACAAGGGAATCTGGCGTGCGAGAAACAGATAGTCCTCTTCTCCATCTCTGCAGACAGCCACCAGACGCGCCATGTCTTGCCCAGATCTGCATGTGGACACAACCACAACATCACCTCCACTAGGAGTTTCACTACACACCACTTTTCAATGTAATTTACTGATTTACATGGACTTCCAGATTTTCTGAAGTGAAAAGTATGGCCCACGTGAATTTTAGTTAGTTCTAGAATTTTAGGCAtcccataaatataaatattgtaattttacttaTGTTCTGATTATAATaatgacaacaaaaaaaaacacttgttttcaGTACAATAGTATTATtgcaactgtattttatttaaataatttaaatgatagtacaataaaaacaacatttattattattattattatcattattaaatttgCTTCTTACAGTACCGTTTTTTTATTGTAAcagtaatatttctttatttaaattttataatttaaataatcaaagatattattattttacagtacaacagCATTATTCCAATAGCAACATAtttctaataattaaaataataatacaattaatgtaCTACTTAGATTTTCACATGCCTGCTTTTTCACccagataaattaatatttgtccatttctaaaaaaacaaacaaacactggtTTCCCAGCAGCCTTCGTAGCTTTGCTGGGATTATAATCTTACACATACACTCTTATCCGACTACAGAGACTTaaactagggatgcactgatGTATCGgccgtttttttttaaattattttaaatatcagaaatagtattaaaaaaaagggCCAATACCGATAGTTTATTAATGAACTGCATGGAAACAAGGATTTGGATGTCTGTTGCATAATCCAACAGTTTTCTCTGAGCAAAATAACTTAACACTTgccaaaacaacataaaatctgTTCACAATTTAGTTTTGGCCTATGCAAATGTGACGCTAACGCATCCAACCAGTGAAACTCCCCTCAGCTGTAAATTCATCATAGTTAACATTAAAATGGCGATGCACCGGAGTTCATTTATCTCAGGATATGTAACGAATCGCCAAATTAAGCATTAGGCCTacatttaagtaaaaatgtatgGCAGGCAATATgcagttttttgtgtgtttgaaaccAGCAAAAATGGTAGGATCATGTAGAACACATCACACACCTGCAGCGTTTCTGTCAACAAAGAAATGATGATGTTTTTGAAGAACAAAGCCTATAGTttacataataaattatattttagcatccagatacgtcataaatatggaaacatttggacttgagaatgagagaggtaggcttCAGTTTCgctttaaattaattagtttgtCTTAAAGCtcaagggtgctttcacatctgcctcatttagttcggttgaatcgtaccagagttcgtttccccctttggtgtggttcgtttgggcaggtgtgaaagcagcaatcgcactcgggtgcgcaccaaaagcaGACCACACAAGctttcaaacgaactctggagCGGTTCGTTTGTGGTGAGAACGTGATCCAACATCaaacagacccaactgcaaaaagtactgatcatttttggattaaaccagctgccgtagtcagctgcgctgtgctgtgcattatgggatgaggaagtgtttgttgacagtttgcactttagcatggcagctcatggacaaacttggagtagtgaggaggtgcgAAGCCTCTTAGAAATTTGGTCAAATGACCATtagcatgtcagagttaagaagaattaatgcacgcctccgcttgaagttacgagcgatgcccgcTCACCGTAtgcagtgcattagaacgttgttttcaagccgcatccgcgcttcattatagaaatgtattgtttgcatattgtggtgtatacaaacaatgtaatagattatggccagggacaaaaccagcccgcgAAGTCATCTCTCCATAGTTGTGTTGTCTCCGTGTTAtttgctggcttttcctcttatgttAGAATATTCCCAcacgtaaattctgaccaatcgaaaagcagttaAGGAAATAcatcatggccaatgagtgatgtggatgttgtcatgtgactgcattttggtttatttcaactggttcggaccaaagcaatcagtgtggtgtgaaaaggaagcaaaaaagctgaaaaatgctacaatgtataattgtttgcccttggtttcGGACCAAATGAATtgaactagagatgtgaaagcacccttagagGATTTGTGGTGGAGAGAAGAGAACTAAAAAAGCCAAACtgtgtttataatgtttgtaaatattttgctTAAATAACAGCTGTTTTAGAAATTATTTctgagtaataaaaataaaataataaaatgcgatGCATAGCCAACTAATTCAGGCTGGtttgcttttttcccctctcAAAACACTCATAGgagaaacgtctttttttttttttatccatgctgcaaacatttttaaatatcttgatAAAATGGCCCTACTTTAATGTCTAAAGCGTCTAAGcagtattttcttttgtttatacatttggtcaaaatctagaaaagatgatgctgtattGCCTATGACTaagtgcaaactttttttttttctttttgagttaAGAAATGctgtactttatttttattattataggcaaagaaagagttttaaaaataatgttattaactaGTATTCTTTCCACTCAAACTGATTATGGAACGGTAATAAAACAGAGGAACAAAAGAACATAAAATGTTCAAATATCAATTCTGCTTGGAGTGAACcgatctatatatattatatatatatatatatatatatatatatatatatatatagatagatagatagatagatagatagatagatagatagatagatagatatagatagatagatagatagataaaataaatgtgtaaaattaatgCAGTAACTCTTTTATCAGAGGAGCAAAGTATGAAGAGGTCAAGCCACATAACGTGCTAACAATAAGCAGCTAAACAGCCTCTTAAAgctctaaaatatctaaaaacacATCTCAGATCACATTCATATTAAATACCCCTGACAGTCCGCTCTCATGATCCCTCCAATGACACATATGCTAATTAGCCTGTTAGCCACCTGTAGACCACAACATAAACGAGTCATTTCGACCTATCTAATACTACAGGGATTGAATCTGAGATGATGTTATAACCAAGATATGATTTTGAGTGTCGAAGTCGAGTTAGCGCACGGCTAACCTGTCAAACTTTTAATCGAGATGATTAGCATGCTAACGTTAGTTCTGTCCGCGCGAGCTACTTTAAAcctagcatgttttttttttgcatgataaacagtctgcaaatgtacttttaaaacaAGACATGCTTTTTACATTCAGAAGTGTCGCGTCAAAGATCTAGTTTGACTCACGGACTGACACCCTCAGTGTTAACTCGACCCACTCCGGGGTTATCTTTACCTTTCTGCCGTTATTGCACTTGAAAGAGCGACTAAATGAACACATACCAAGCTGCAGCTGTCGGACTCACCTGTTTTACAaggttttttctctctttttttggacaaaaacaaacaagtgcGACAGAGGCGTATGTGGCAGGCGAATGTTCTATGACCTCTGGCCCCCGGATA includes the following:
- the ggnbp2 gene encoding gametogenetin-binding protein 2 isoform X2; translation: MARLVAVCRDGEEDYLFLARQIPLYIDDSLTMVMEFPDSILDFDSCRINGPQMKQFIEHHRMLKQQDLNMVLMVMSREVFSALSQSVPCVGCRRSVEHLFSQLTDSGYFALDPLTVGSSGVLSVTRACLTDPRKLYTLFYVHGSKLNNVIDSIPKSKKNKRCQLHSLDTHKPKPLGGSWMDVWELMSQECRDEVVLIDSTSLLETLETYLRKHRFCTDCKNKVLRAYNILVGDLDCSKEKGYCASLYEGLRCCPHERHIHVCCETDFIAHLLGRAEPEFAGGYERRERHAKTIDIAQEEVLTCLGIHLYERLHRIWQKLRAEEQTWQMLFYLGIDALRKSFEMAVERVQGFSRLEQLCEELSEEERAKELKQEKKRQKRKNRRKNKCGFEQEAEGGEDKSLDEGSSESVDGGCKSCGSIEESVSSAEVLITSENSSCTCPAASILHSPKTQKALLPHSNGSDCGYCSSMEGSETGSREGSDVACTEGMCNHDETGEYSCSHRCSEEKEEDAVDSCVECWANSEDNTKGKSKKKKRKNKASLCRSDNGSQAEESCVSDGSRRGSGSPALHESLSPSPHACRSKETPCCESCESFSHHVSSSRYLHGQPVLPDTCTQENSCAKSLMELLNESEVTSDEETCLTQDEIQSFVENNKSFYRTRDQYRQHLKDRFTKYCRGEWLPATSVN
- the ggnbp2 gene encoding gametogenetin-binding protein 2 isoform X1, whose translation is MARLVAVCRDGEEDYLFLARQIPLYIDDSLTMVMEFPDSILDFDSCRINGPQMKQFIEHHRMLKQQDLNMVLMVMSREVFSALSQSVPCVGCRRSVEHLFSQLTDSGYFALDPLTVGSSGVLSVTRACLTDPRKLYTLFYVHGSKLNNVIDSIPKSKKNKRCQLHSLDTHKPKPLGDVSDRIGGLWIRRGSWMDVWELMSQECRDEVVLIDSTSLLETLETYLRKHRFCTDCKNKVLRAYNILVGDLDCSKEKGYCASLYEGLRCCPHERHIHVCCETDFIAHLLGRAEPEFAGGYERRERHAKTIDIAQEEVLTCLGIHLYERLHRIWQKLRAEEQTWQMLFYLGIDALRKSFEMAVERVQGFSRLEQLCEELSEEERAKELKQEKKRQKRKNRRKNKCGFEQEAEGGEDKSLDEGSSESVDGGCKSCGSIEESVSSAEVLITSENSSCTCPAASILHSPKTQKALLPHSNGSDCGYCSSMEGSETGSREGSDVACTEGMCNHDETGEYSCSHRCSEEKEEDAVDSCVECWANSEDNTKGKSKKKKRKNKASLCRSDNGSQAEESCVSDGSRRGSGSPALHESLSPSPHACRSKETPCCESCESFSHHVSSSRYLHGQPVLPDTCTQENSCAKSLMELLNESEVTSDEETCLTQDEIQSFVENNKSFYRTRDQYRQHLKDRFTKYCRGEWLPATSVN